The Lysobacter sp. HDW10 genome window below encodes:
- the fabR gene encoding HTH-type transcriptional repressor FabR, translated as MTEFSSSITALDAGRKPQISREDLLMAALRLLGPHRSVSSLGLREVAREAAIAPNSFYRHFHDVDELAVALIDHSGAALRTVVDEARVHVKSGHTVVRGSIEAFMSQLRAEDGLLRVLLREGTTGSDAFKRAVDRQLEFFEEELRVELVRLTEASDAPLHDPALAAKAITRLIFAMGAHALDAPREQDVALIRQMTQMVTMILLGSRQMKTRPV; from the coding sequence GTGACCGAATTCTCTTCTTCCATCACGGCGCTAGACGCCGGCCGCAAGCCCCAAATCAGCCGAGAGGATTTGCTGATGGCGGCGCTGCGCTTGCTCGGCCCGCACCGCAGCGTCTCGTCATTGGGCCTGCGCGAGGTGGCACGCGAAGCCGCGATCGCACCCAACAGCTTCTATCGCCATTTCCACGATGTGGATGAACTGGCGGTGGCCCTGATCGACCATTCGGGCGCCGCGCTGCGCACAGTCGTCGACGAGGCCCGCGTGCATGTAAAGAGCGGACACACCGTAGTGCGCGGATCGATCGAAGCCTTCATGTCCCAACTGCGCGCTGAAGATGGCTTGCTGCGCGTGCTCTTGCGCGAAGGCACCACGGGGTCGGATGCATTCAAGCGCGCCGTTGATCGTCAGTTGGAATTCTTTGAAGAAGAATTGCGCGTCGAATTGGTGCGTTTGACCGAAGCGTCAGATGCGCCGTTGCATGACCCCGCCCTCGCCGCAAAAGCGATCACGCGTTTGATCTTCGCCATGGGTGCACATGCCTTGGACGCCCCGCGCGAACAAGATGTGGCGCTCATCCGGCAGATGACGCAAATGGTGACGATGATTTTGCTTGGTTCACGACAAATGAAAACACGCCCCGTCTAA